The Tenebrio molitor chromosome 3, icTenMoli1.1, whole genome shotgun sequence genome contains a region encoding:
- the LOC138125467 gene encoding uncharacterized protein — MTTQLVGKNCDGGHYTCSPPKDCCKQGCCYLLSPSLHRPPAIPTGSFFNPLFLGHWYFWVAVTATVAGILCACSLWRRHSQGSFCCRESGRDERASEPDSNGSCYAPPQYSRCNSFHQPPPPYSEVTSKPDLYPLVISYNGDPVIKNNNSSTGYLMVQYFRNFIVRPVGSLSATSTIDSLSSSFICNAANEANTIIPPPYSCMGSLEEVTTEEQNVQPQADTQLSHSASLLSGADFYQPVHSSPSVHSHISTANTPSALTTPSHNNRQVVVSIRDNPCFGQNATNIVHNNNTISDTTTLPNNVEQLATGRVESKSQSNCDASPYKKIKKPINTQKIPKDRSQDSESQDEEHNFSDLLNLSVCVPSSVVNLGASIQSNHYLQELQYSVTNSMTGSDISSLANLGSPDSPPRATSPTLEMKELLDKIQQLPQQKSPMPPQEPKSSKSCLHSRAKAKTLYMPLYEGPRSKGAKMFSKGWLSRSAPNTPCSSFVPSFPVHKKGSSQKSSKMAISDGSPLLKEQEESEEDANKDECL, encoded by the exons CaacttgtagggaaaaattgTGATGGAGGCCACTACACGTGTTCCCCACCCAAAGATTGTTGTAAACAAGGTTGTTGCTACCTTTTGAGTCCTTCGCTGCACCGACCTCCTGCCATCCCCACCGGAAGCTTCTTCAACCCTCTGTTTCTGGGACACTG GTACTTCTGGGTAGCAGTGACAGCCACAGTCGCTGGAATCCTGTGTGCTTGTTCTCTCTGGCGGCGCCACAGTCAGGGTAGCTTCTGTTGCAGAGAATCTGGTAGAGACGAGAGAGCCTCAGAACCCGATTCCAATGGGTCCTGTTATGCACCACCACAGTACAGCAGATGCAACAGTTTCCACCAACCGCCACCGCCTTACTCTGAG GTGACCTCGAAGCCAGACTTGTACCCTTTGGTAATCAGCTATAATGGCGATCCCGTTATTAAGAATAACAACAGCTCTACTGGTTATTTGATGGTGCAATATTTTAGAAACTTTATAGTACGGCCTGTCG GCTCGTTATCCGCTACGAGCACCATAGATTCCCTCAGTTCGAGTTTTATATGCAACGCCGCCAACGAG gCCAACACAATAATTCCTCCGCCGTACTCTTGTATGGGCAGCTTAGAAGAGGTGACCACCGAGGAGCAAAACGTTCAACCTCAAGCAGACACCCAGCTGTCCCACTCGGCTTCGTTGCTTTCCGGTGCGGACTTCTACCAGCCGGTGCATTCCAGTCCCAGCGTTCATTCTCACATAAGCACCGCAAACACCCCATCCGCCCTAACCACCCCATCTCACAACAATCGCCAAGTTGTTGTTTCGATAAGGGACAACCCCTGCTTCGGTCAGAACGCAACGAatattgtacataataataatactataAGCGACACTACGACGTTGCCAAATAATGTAGAACAGTTAGCGACAGGTAGAGTAGAGAGCAAaagccaaagtaactgtgatgCTTCGCCGTACAAGAAAATTAA GAAACCCATAAACACACAAAAGATCCCGAAAGACCGCAGTCAAGACTCCGAGAGTCAAGACGAAGAGCACAACTTCTCCGACCTGCTAAATCTGTCAGTGTGTGTTCCGAGCAGCGTCGTGAACTTGGGGGCCTCGATCCAGTCGAATCACTACCTTCAAGAGCTGCAGTACAGCGTGACCAACAGCATGACGGGCTCCGACATCAGCAGTCTGGCCAACCTGGGCTCGCCGGACTCGCCTCCGAGAGCCACAAGTCCCACTCTGGAGATGAAGGAGCTCCTCGACAAAATCCAACAGCTTCCCCAACAGAAGAGCCCGATGCCTCCGCAAGAACCTAAATCGAGCAAGAGTTGCTTGCACAGCAGAGCCAAGGCGAAAACGCTGTACATGCCGCTGTACGAAGGGCCTAGAAGTAAAGGCGCTAAGATGTTCTCGAAGGGGTGGTTGTCGCGATCCGCTCCCAACACACCTTGTAGCAGTTTCGTTCCGAGTTTCCCGGTGCACAAGAAAGGGTCGAGTCAGAAGAGCAGCAAAATGGCGATAAGTGATGGGAGTCCGTTGTTGAAGGAACAGGAGGAGTCGGAGGAAGACGCCAATAAGGACGAGTGCTTATGA